The Deltaproteobacteria bacterium region TAACGACGTCACGGTTCAAAGTGGTTGGCTCAAGCCCATGCTCAATGCCGCTCAGGACAACGTGGGCATCGTTGGGAACTGCCAGCTTCTCGAAGGTGAAAACGCAGACATTATTCACGCCGGTACCGCAGACCTTTTGCAAGGGGTCCATAAGGGCGGGCCAGACAACGGTATGTTTAATCAATCCACTCAAGAAGTATGGGTTACTTTCGCCTGTACGCTCATCACCAGAGACTGCATCGAGGCCATTGGCCTGCTCGACGAGCGCATGGTTCACTTTTATTCAGACAATGACCTTTGCTTGCGGGCGTGGCTCGGAGGTTTTCAGGTTGTCTACGAACCGAAATCTCGGGTCATACACAAACACCACGCTACTTATAAAGATGCCGGTATCGACCCGAAACAAGACCAAGCCATCTATCTCGACAAGTGGATGGGCAAAGATCTCCAAGAGAAAGTCTTCAATAGAATTTTTCTTGATTTCGACCAGCGTAGCATTATGACGCTGAACCCAAAAGTGGTTCGTAAATCCGACTTTTAAAACTCGGCCACCCAAGACCAACAAAAAAAGCCGGCCCGCTTCAAGTGAAACAGACCGGCCTCATTTCGAACCTACTCTCGCTGATTAAGCAGCCTGAGCTTGATCTCCCGAGAAAATTCTCTCTACACCGCGAAGTGCATCAAGAGCCGCATCACGAGCTGCCAGTCCATCGTAACCTACTGCCGCTACAAAGTAGCTATCGCCGTCGATTGAAATACAAGAAGACCAGATTGGCTCATTGTCCTTGCCAGTCCAGCTGCCTTGCTCTCCACGCTCTGCGTCAGCCGCGGCATAAGGTGCAACTGCTGCCAACTGACGACCGTAACCATCGCTGATTCCCGATACCAAGAGAGATTTACCGTAGCGGCGGCTCTCGGAGCCACATACCAGCTTACCTTCTGGTGTTGCTAGAATCAGAGCGCTGAGTCCGTGATTCATGGCCAGGCTATCTAAGTAAAAGCGAGCTGCAACTCTTGGCTGCACGCTGCGTTTTTGACGTCTATCAATCATAATCCCCTCCTAGGGTTGAAACCCGGCTCGCTTTGACAACAGCTCAGACTCTCGTCCTCGCCTCCCGTGTTGCCTCGACAAATAGGTCTCGGTGCGCATTTGTTTAAAGTTTGCCCAGAAATTTCGAATGGCGCAAAAATTCCGCGGAAAATTAAAGCACCTCTTTTTCGTCGATAACCCCAGAAGACAAAACTATATTATTATTTAATATCAGCGCCTTACGACAACTTTGGGCCTACATATTACGACGATACTGCCCGCCCACTTGGTAAAGACCTGCAGAAATTTGACCAAGCGATGAACTTTTTACCGTTTCGAGCAGCTCTTCAAAGATGTTTCCACCCTCGCGGGCCACCTTTTGCAGCTTGCTCATCGCTTCAGCGCTTTGAACGCTATGTGACGTTTGGAATTTTTCCAAAGAAACTATCTGTGCCTCTTTTTCGTCAGTTGTTGAACGAATCAGCTCGATGGTGGTTTCTTCTTCAGCAGCTGCATCCTTGGCCAAAAACGTATTCACCCCGATGATGGGTAAGCTGCCATCGAATTTCTTACCTTCGTAATACATACTTTCATCTTGGATTTTGCCGCGCTGGTACATCGTTTCCATCGCACCCAACACGCCGCCTCGGTCCGTTAACCGATCAAACTCCGTATAAATTGCTTCCTCAACCAAATCGGTGAGTTCTTCAATAACAAAACTTCCCTGTAACGGATTCTCGTTAGCAGTCAGTCCCAATTCGCGATTGATGATTAGCTGAATGGCCATCGCCCGGCGCACCGATTCCTCAGTGGGCGTCGTAATCGCTTCATCGTAGGCATTCGTGTGCAAGCTGTTGCAGTTGTCATAGATTGCGTAGAGCGCCTGCAGAGTCGTTCGAATATCGTTGAACTGAATCTCTTGAGCATGCAAAGAGCGGCCCGAAGTCTGAATATGATATTTCAGCATCTGACTTCGAGCATTGGCACCATAAAGGTTTCGCATAGCCTTGGACCAAATCCGGCGAGCGACTCTCCCAATCACGGCATACTCAGGATCAACTCCATTGCTGAAGAAAAAGCTTAAGTTCGGAGCAAAGTCATTGATATCCATGCCCCGCGCTAAATAGTACTCAACAAAGGTAAAACCATTGGCAAGAGTAAGAGCCAGTTGGGTTATGGGGTTCGCCCCGGCTTCCGCAATATGGTAACCGCTGATCGAAACGCTGTAGTAGTTACGTACCTGGTGTTCGATAAAATAAGATTGGATATCGCCCATCATACGCAGTGCAAACTCTGTAGAGAAAATGCATGTATTCTGCGCCTGGTCTTCTTTTAGGATATCGGCCTGAACCGTTCCACGAACCTGAGCGAGTGTTTCCTTTTTAATGCGCGCATAAGTTTCGGCGTCCACCAGCTTGTCGCCAGTTATTCCCAAGAGTGCGATGCCCAGACCATGATGGCCTTCCGGTAAATCACCTGAGTAGGTAGGTTG contains the following coding sequences:
- a CDS encoding glycosyltransferase family 2 protein, with the protein product MKQFSNPVVIVLAYNKHAMTQACIEALHAQTEEPIDIILVDNGSTPAFETSELYELLRLEKNLFYTQGINAGIRLALRGGGTFDHLILLNNDVTVQSGWLKPMLNAAQDNVGIVGNCQLLEGENADIIHAGTADLLQGVHKGGPDNGMFNQSTQEVWVTFACTLITRDCIEAIGLLDERMVHFYSDNDLCLRAWLGGFQVVYEPKSRVIHKHHATYKDAGIDPKQDQAIYLDKWMGKDLQEKVFNRIFLDFDQRSIMTLNPKVVRKSDF